Part of the Mya arenaria isolate MELC-2E11 chromosome 8, ASM2691426v1 genome, CGATTTTTGTATCTGTATATAAATAAACGCAGTAAAGGTGTTGAATTTTTGTTGGAATTGGTGTCTATCAGATTCAAGTTCAAgcaatattttctatttatcgTTTTCTCTTAGGCCtagaattttttttgtttggttagggtaacatccttttcaaaaataggtagggtaggtaggcttatatttttttattaggtttatataagaatgcCCTATTTTATCCTAGCGAGATGTTGTTAAGGttatcttctgtacaagcatttaaggttatacttcatattaaaaaagaattatttttttctttagtttttcaaaaaaaaattcaaactgactataaaaacggtagggtcggcgcctataccgtaggtagggtcgggttacccgaaccaaatgttttttttattaggcctTACTGAAAGAAGTACGTTGGACGTCGTCTATATGACTCTCAAATTGCATTAAAATGGAAAAACGAAATGAGCATGACGATGGTAAAACACTATCAAATAACTCCGATACAGAATGCTAACTATTCGATTTTAAATACAGTAAGGATGGTAACATgctactattatttattttctatattttgggGGCCTCAAAATTGCATTGTCTTAACTACATacattaacattcaaatattgtaCATTAATTCGATAGAAAAACCGTGTAACGTTGCCTttactatataaatattcacCTTTCATTCATCATCAAAGAATCACAggtcttaaacattttatttgatttaattacAAACCTTTAATATATTGTACGCCCCTTTCGTCAATGTGAACAGTGTTTAACAATCGTCATCTGTCAAACAGATACTTGCCAAATCATGCCTTGTATTCCCCCTTCAATATGCACGCGGCCACTGATGACGtcaattaaatggaaaaaagttAACCAGTTAACGAGCATTTATTTTGCGCTTCATTTATTCTGGTGTTTCAGATATTAAACGTGTTTTTGCTTGCGgcacttaatgttttgaaatcattgcacaaaacaatatgttaaccAACTCCTAATAAAACCTATTCTGCagtaaacaataaataccacaagtacatatttggtTTGAATGTTGTCATTCGTGGTTAGAACAATGTTAAGTACTGAACGGTTCACGGACCGCAAACGTTGATTTGTGGGctgacaaataaaatacaaatactcTTAATGTCTAGCAGTTAATTGTTTGCTCGTTCTTGTTGTCACTTGTACAGGTCTGATTTGTCTACTTGTATATCCCGCagttaaagcgacagtccgcaaatcgggcaaattagccatgaaaaaaaaataaaattcatctatgtgttgataagcattcctgactgacgaatccaaaatttttttggttcaaatcgacctagaaatgagtttttcgtgtcattttcaatatctcttcttaactatcggcccccgagagttaacggttatataaatagaaaaaacagtgggattccaaagttcttgcgcatgcgcagggcgatactatttcccggtctctcctcgtaaaatccggtctcatccggtctcataattcccggttcataacttatggccccaggcaacggattgtgttgctgatgtttataacacgattttgacaatcttatttgtttttatatgtaacaaaatggtataaaatatataaacattctgtcttaatttatgcaatttgttataggtatacactatttatgcaattcgtgttaaaggtgtagagaaagatgcgatgcagtacaaatgctcatgtgttttgcataaaagattgaggacggctagagtatgaagtaacttagaattgcaccttttaaattatgttatgttatgttattgttcttccttttatgtttacccccccccccccgacataaaaatttttaagcataaatgattacaattgaaaaattccatgtttgcatatccgactcatatcgatacgatacgatatgtttattgcgtaaaacattatacaatgttcatcgcatgtaaacaagtaaatcaatgaatggagaaaaagtacacaaacacattttctggagCTAAAAGTTGCAATGTTATAACATCCTATTATAGTAATTATGCGTGTGCTTAGACATTAAAGCTACTAGATGAAGAGTGTTTCTTTGAAGTTGCGCCATTCTGAAGTAATCAACACATTATGTCTCCATTTTTCGTTTATAATTTTGTGCTATTCGCTAATGCTAGGTTTATATTAGGCCACGATTACCACGATGTCCCCGATTCCAGAGCATCGTGGCGAACGTAACAGAGCGTGGAGTCGAATCGGGGTGATCGTGGGGGAGCGTAACGGAACGTGGTTGAATCGGGGACATCTTGGGCATCGggacagattttaaatcaaacttaaatttcaCCACGATTGCCCCGATTCATTTTCTAATCGTGACATAGCGTGGCCTTCGTAACAAAACGTAACGGAACGTAACGAAGCGTAACAGAACGTGGAGTACAATCGCAACAGATCGGGACCAGCGTGGACACATTTTTTCATCCCGCTTCGCTGCGACGTCTCACGATAGCTCCACGCTCTGCTACGATCTACCACGATCTGTTACGATATACACTTTTCTACCATTTATTGCTCCACGTTGCGTCACGCTCTCCTACGGTATCCCCGATTGTCGTTCACGTTCTGATACGCTCTGACACGCTCCAACACGTTTCCTCACGATAGCCACGATTTCCACGCAAGCTGCATATACATAACAGCTTTATCTACTGGTACTCTATCGTTTAATCATGCCAGCGAAACGAAAAGGTTCCAAAACTTCAAGAACTGTTGTGGTTGATGTTCATCCGCCACCACCCCCTCCCCCACCTCCACAACCGGAAGAAATTGAAGATGCTCCGACATCCCGACACCGGAGTTCGGCGTTTAATAGTTGTGTGTAATGTCCATATTGAAGCCTACTTTCAACACTTAACCATGGCTTAACCCAGCATGACCTAGGCTTTCTATTTCTTCTTCTGACTTCTAATCCGATATTTATATCACGTGTATGCTGTGACCTTTTCTTTCGTTCAACAATATATGCGTAAATTAAAACAGCCAATTCAGGATCGTCTATATCCAGCTGGTTCATTGTTGCGAATAATAAGCCTAAAGTGAATTATTTCTTGCTTAAATTTCAAATCGTGACGTAAAACGTGGGCATTTGTCTCAAATCGTAGGTCAAATCGCAGGAGATCGCAACAAAGCGGCTTTGTCGTGGGAGATCTTAACAGGACGTAACGGAACGTGGTGGAGCGTGGAAGCCAATCGTGTTGATCGCAACAAAGCGTAACAGAACGTGATGCAAATCGTGGGCTCGATCGTAGCAAAGCGCAGCAGAGTGCAACAAAACGTGCTGATTTCGTAAGGAAGCGTAACTGAACGTGGAGTAGACCATTTAATCGTAGAGCTCCCCGATTTTTTTAGCCTCTGGATAATCGGGGAGATCGTGGCCAGATGTAAACCTAGCAtaacattgaatacatttgaataccttcgtcattattacacaactttagccgaatatattttatttgtcaacttgaagtttgcaataaaactctagctgtttaagaaatctgatgctgattattttatttatttttgaatttggttatatgttatcatcgtattatttctaattaagaTTATTAGAGCCTTtgcataacaatcatttattctataaaattgcctttataataaacaacaatatttttagggTATGAACCGAACAGTAGCCGTGCGTGTGTTATAAAAAACACTAATCCGTTTATCATGCCCTTATCGAGGGACATTCGCTAATCTCTGACACGCGTTGCATAACGCATTTACACCTTTCATGAtatgacattattgtgtattgtcataaacctgttatgaagagttccttgacaaaataaaatgataataaataaacttctgaaatattcggaaggctattttacaaatgaaatataacttacaacatacaagaatctttatttaaagtcgtcaTGATCGGTGGAACTACGATGCtcctaatttataaaaagtaacaaatctcAGCTTATAAAAGTTCCACGACTTCTATAACAACCAAATGTACATGCCTGTGGTGTCTTTGCAACTGCTAATGCtgtggatttttgttttaagaatggctATGTAAATACAAACGTCAATTTCGTTGTAAGTGAAATGAGGGAACATCTAGTCAGCtgtctagaaaataaaaaaaaaatccgttttataGAGAAAATGAAAAGTCGCGATCCCtatgaatttcaaattaaaaacattctgttcaTGTGAAATGCCAGAATTCGTCGATAGTTTAGTTATTTGCGAAAATAGAACATGCAGGAAAAGATTCCACATGAAATGCGTcggcataaaaattaaaattagacgATCAGTTGGCAGAAATACATAAGGCAACTGGTCGTGGAAGCGCATCTGctgcaacaaaatcaatagttaaacaaaagaaGGATAATAGAATTCCTGAAGTACTGAGATAacttacaaatttgatttacatgtagtcaagcattgttattttttgtattactattatcaatagtatacttataactggatttaatatgaaaaaaacacacactcaatgtgtttgttattcatgacattaatttcagtacatgtgcatatttcatgtttttatctttgcctaaatttattttatgttttattgatataaaatttgaaataaatagtgacataattatcatcaaatatctaatgttttaatcaactgtaatcttttgtaatcctattaccccccgcggtcattaacacctttttgataacgcccgatagctactataaaacagagaccggaggagaccgggaccgggaaatagtatcgcccccaagagtagtcggaaaaaccgtagacctactttctcttttgccgtctaaaaatagcaactttcggcaattttcaatttgttaaatctaagttattaaagcgattttttaaaaaataattgcggttcagtcggtctgaaacaatgtggaacttattaaaaacttttgaaatacggttacttttccggactgtcgctttaactGTGTTAGTATTAATTATATCACCTCTGTTGTTGGAGGAGGAAATCGAGTCAATGTTATGGCCTTAGCGGAGTTGTCACCGGCTCAATCAGCGTGTACAATCTTTACGCAAAGAAGTCAGATATTCAaacgatttatttttttcaaaatatgatatgcACATATATAGCAATCACAGAACACTGGCTTTTATAGTTTTGAAATTTGCCCCTTTTCAACTGAACAAACAAAAGAGCGCTAGTGTCTGTAGCGCTCGTGCTAGCACATCCATGCCAATAAACGGACTTGATGATACCATCTAAGCTAAGTGTGGatttgcaatttttaaaaatatcataccTGCAAATCAGAGATAATGATGTAGGTGTCCGACTTAACTCAAGAGGCCTTGGGTTCGATCCAAACCAGTAGCACTTCTTCATGGCCTCCCAAAAAAGACAATAGTAAGTGGTTTCATCCGAGAAACGGACACGAGGGAGATTCATATCAACTTTCAGACGTCCTTACGATTGAacttacatgtaaatacattatttgaaaCTAGCAGTGTACTTCAAAAGAAATCTGGAGAAGAGATTAAGTACACATACAACAAACATGTGaaaacagtttcagtaagattGACACGTGCAACACTCTCAAAGCGAAATGACGATACAGTATTATTCAATTTACTACGATTATATACATTCAGAGAATCCAAAGgaacaagaaataaacaacactAGGTCAGTGtgtaccatgtgataaatttcGTCATagatgctacgtcggaaggcacaATTTTACTtggaatgaagactttaaacaaagataacttcactatttcttcaccattttaaatgaaacatagcacagtctgcGCCGCCAACGGAAACTCCCCCGGGTCTTaaaccagagtttgattgagagattagtttcttaaaacacttcaacaaaccttttcacaatacggctgtctgacggagcactgtcacaacattattttggaaacaggtttgtcgacgtgtttgatgaaactaagcaccttatcaaacttcggtaataaaacgaaggctgtgtagtaaaagaaatgttacctttgatttaagtctttatttaaagctaaatgctgccttccgacgtaacacatatgacgtaatttatcacgtggtttacacacactgtagGCTATTGGTTCACTCAATCGGAAGATTagatttaagataatttcaGAATTATCCTTGGggttatttttacaattttggaAGTGACTGTCAAACATGAAACATAACTATTTCTTCCACAAAACGGCACAATCTATGTCCATGTACATAAACAGTTGCCGAGAAACTAGATCTAACGTCAAACAATCAATTTAGTCCACACTCAAAACGTTTTAGCACACATAAACAGTAAATTCGTCGATTTCTCCTTTAAACGGCGTTATATTTGCGCCATGACCAATTTTGAGTGGGCATGCTATCTTGTTGAAATTTCCTTCAGCAGGGACAGAATTGGATGTATCTCCATTCTTAAGAGTGAATTTCCTATCATTGAACATGTAAAAAACCTCTTTTGTGGGTGTTTGCCCGCCTGGTGGAGGAGGACGTTGACGAAcatatgtgtattttaactTGTTTGCATCTGTTTGTAAACCAACACCACTGAAAATGTATTGTACATTTTCGTACATGTAAATGCTTGACGCTTCGTTGCATCCATAATTCGAGAATATTGACATCAACTGATTCTTGGGGATCGACTCATGGTCCGAACTGTAAATTACCTTTATCACTAAACTCGTTGTTATATTCACgcttgaaaagtttgaaattgtAAGAAAGTTTTCGTATCCGTGGAAAATGGCCTTACCATTTCGTACTGTTACATTGTGATTGATAATTTCATACGCGTTACCGGACTGATCTTTGTGGTCTAGCGTAAACGGTAGATGGATTATCGGCGAACACATCGTTGTTTGGGTCTTATTGTTAACACTCCGAGTTAGTGCAAGTATTTCAGTTTGATCCACGATGTTAATGCAATTGCAGACAGcttgtacaaacattgttccTGCCGGACAACTTCGTTCCATAATCCAGTCTCCGCCATAAAGCGTTTGTTTATATAAGTCAGGGTTATTAGGTACGGCGCTTTTATCACAGACCGATCCTGCAGCTTGACTAGGGTTAACTCTGCTTACAATAGGCTTTACTTTGAGGCCGCCTGTATCTGAATTGACATCGCCTTTTACTAGTTGGTCTGCAGGTGTTTTTTGATTAATATCCGAAATCACTGAAACACCTGTAAGCATTGTTTCCATTTGGCTATGAAACGGTAGACTCACCGAATCTCCcacaaaatcattaatttgttcatttgtttgattGAACACAATGGTGTCCATACAACGTTGATTACATTTGATGTCAACCGTAGTATTCACACATTCAAGACTTTCATGAAAATACTGCCCAAAAGGACAACACATTGGTATGGACGAACTTCCTCGGCACTCATAGAAACCTCTACaatttccaagtccatttcttCTCTTTCCATCTGGTTGTTGATAACACAAATCATGTTTGCAGACAGTGTCTGTTGCTAAGATACAGGTCAGAACAGTTGGGTTCCAATATGTTCCATAACCACAATCTCTCACAAAGCCAACATACTGACCCTCTTTGTTTTGCATGCACTGGATATATTTGCTACAGTCTGTCGGGTGTTCCTTATACCCTACTCGAAGTTTCATGGTCTCTTCGTCACATACAGCGGTGTACTCTTGACCGGGAGTCACTCTTGCCATCCAAAGTACACACAGGATGTGCACAACAAATGATGGAGCCATCATCTTATAGAAActgaaaaattatatataagttttacGAAAATGATTGTTCGGTTTCTTCGACTATTAACTGGTATTGTAAACGGTTTGATTTACATAAATTCAATATTGGTATACAAGAatgcagaattaaaaaaatacatacattaaaaaaataaaaaaaaatatatttattacttcaAAAGGAATACATCTGTGCTAGGGTCAACAATAAAGTATATGATTTGTTAAATTAGAAACTAGGATACGATATCATTGaataataattactttaaaaacTAAAGTTACTTACTCAAATATCGATGTTCCAATGATTTTCGAAAATAATCCACGCTTATATGAGTATTGTTtactatgtttaaaaatgaaaatatatagtttCTTTAGTTGCAAAGTTTCACTCCTTCTTATGAAGTGTCTAGATACCGCCCATTTCAATGAtcatatgtgttgttgttttaaatatattttccttcaacgaaaatcatttaaatccttaaataaacattcatttttttatgtaaaccTCATATGTAAGTAAAATAATTCGTTTAAAATCAAATCAGCAATTTCATCACACATCttattaattttatacaaaaattgttaatgttgaaatgcaTGCGTTAATGCGTGGTATTTACAATGATTGATATCtatatttttgaattgtttcgatgaaattattttcttaaatatgttttttttaattgtatagaACTCGAtaactatttataaaaatgtcaagATTAAGACACATTGTCATCGAATTTATGGAGTTGAATGTATGTTTGTCTAATTCAGTCATAAAACCATTCTTGTGGTTAATGTATTTACCATCGCCAAAACCAACTTACACCACATGCAAAGAGATTGAATAGATGTGATCAGCGATCATTAATTCGACATTCAAGcatcaaattggaaaaaaaaaattgaagtcTGAATGCATAAATAAACTCACAAACTAAAAAGCATCTATCAAAATTAAGCTGATTAAATGTAACAACACAAAACTATAGTATGCAGGTGCTGTGCTACTTAAAATTGTTAGggcttttaaatcaatattcttAACGCAAAATTCGTTTAATCTTCATTCATagtcaaatacaaaataataaaagttttcaGCTCTGCGTTTTAATGATCTAAAGAAGTAGCAGCAGTAACGAGATCATTTAAGTTCTTCATGCTGATTTTGATGATGGGAAAGAAATTTAGGCTTGAGTTTTGTGGTGTTTcaagtttcttgtttgtgatttttgtttttgtgttctatgtccttggcgtttacactgtgccattaaacggtgtttatgtttaaacttttggctactgagcttgtttctgtagtttttcaaataCGGTTTGGGAAAATCAATTCATTCTGGATGGTCTCTGGGAGTGGGGTGTcaagttttcaatatataacacatgtaGTCGTTTTTCATACGTTTGTTGTTAATTACACTCGTAATAATAAAATCGCACGTTATAATGCATTGTAATGGATAATGAAGGGTCATTGTTCTGTGAAACGTATGAAACCGTCTTTGCTCAACAAATCATGCGATCCTTAACAAAGAGTTAAAAACCATAAGTTTACAAAAGTTACTTCCATGTTCTTCAATAAGCATAATGATTTGattcattaatataaatgaaatttttaaTCCCTGATAGCTAAAGGTATTTCCCAATATGTTTTTATGGTCCAAAAATggtaaaaagaagaaaaaaagtggATACTAACGAGTGGAGTTCTTGACCTTGTAACTATTTTGGTATTTGTGTCACTTGTTTTCTGGTAGTTTGGCGCTCATGATCCGAATTCCGTCTGATGCTGGACTTTAaagcttaaatatttcatgtgtatatttcaaTAGATGTAGGTGAACGTTTGATATTGAATCCTCGTGAAAATTGAATTTCTATGTTATTTAATTTGCCGGTCCTAAGCGGTACCTCAATTGTGCATAATCGTGTTTTTTCATTAGTTTTCCATTTTTTCCCCTGATCTGCCAAGGCGGTTAGCTCGACGTTTAATTACAACGATGAgttgttataaatgtaaaacaacCGACCCTTTCTCGTGTCCTTAGAAGTGTGGTTGTACAAAATGTGTGTgctgtgggggggggggggtgcgtgtatgtgtgtgtgtgtgcgtgtgtgtaaTATGTACGCTTAAGGGCCTTCCATAGttcaaaagtgggtggggaaggcaacatattaaaatgtttaaaagtttatattttatttattttgaggatcatttttttctgtagtaaaacatacattcttcGCGACATGTTTTGCGTTAAGAAGATGTTGACCGACTTAaacgaaaaatatttaatcagattttggatcaaaaagcatttgcataaTTTCGAAAAAGTCTTCCGACAATAAAggtttatttttgtcaaaatgctccAGTTTACCCAATAAACAAGttcataaatgacattgttgttaatattGGTAGTAATATTAGGTTATTCGCAGACGATACCAGTCTATACATTCTGGTTGATGAGCCCCTGAGGGCCACTGAAATAATCCAGAGGGATATTCATAGCATAAGTACTTGGGCTGATAAATGGTTAGTAACCTTTAACCCTCAATTTTGTTTTCCCGAAAACGACAACCTCGTTTCTACCCCGAGTTAACTATGTATGGTCAACAAATTTCAGAAACTAACTCGCACAAACATCTTGGTTTGGTCCTCTCCAGTGACTGTACATGGCACGAGCACTTTGAGTACATTAGAAGTAAGGCCCTCAAACGCATATGCATCATGCGAAAGCTAAAATTCCGTTTGGacagaaaatgtctagaaattatctatttttcatacattcgCCCAATTCTTGAATATGCTGATACAGTGTGGGATAATTGTACAGACTAcgaaaaaaatgaacttcaaaaGATTCAAAATGAGGCCGGTAGAATCGTCTGTGGGGCTACAAAGCTAGT contains:
- the LOC128242725 gene encoding protein PIF-like — translated: MMAPSFVVHILCVLWMARVTPGQEYTAVCDEETMKLRVGYKEHPTDCSKYIQCMQNKEGQYVGFVRDCGYGTYWNPTVLTCILATDTVCKHDLCYQQPDGKRRNGLGNCRGFYECRGSSSIPMCCPFGQYFHESLECVNTTVDIKCNQRCMDTIVFNQTNEQINDFVGDSVSLPFHSQMETMLTGVSVISDINQKTPADQLVKGDVNSDTGGLKVKPIVSRVNPSQAAGSVCDKSAVPNNPDLYKQTLYGGDWIMERSCPAGTMFVQAVCNCINIVDQTEILALTRSVNNKTQTTMCSPIIHLPFTLDHKDQSGNAYEIINHNVTVRNGKAIFHGYENFLTISNFSSVNITTSLVIKVIYSSDHESIPKNQLMSIFSNYGCNEASSIYMYENVQYIFSGVGLQTDANKLKYTYVRQRPPPPGGQTPTKEVFYMFNDRKFTLKNGDTSNSVPAEGNFNKIACPLKIGHGANITPFKGEIDEFTVYVC